Below is a genomic region from Miscanthus floridulus cultivar M001 chromosome 1, ASM1932011v1, whole genome shotgun sequence.
CGCGGGGGCGGCTGGATCCGCGGCGGCGCGCCTCCCTCCTCTGTCTCCGGTGGCCAGGCGCGCGAGGGCGGCCGGATCCGCGGGATCCGCGGCGGCGCGCCTCCGTCCTCTGTCTCCGGCGGCCAGGCGCGCCTCCCTCCTCTGTCTCCGGCGGCCAGGCGCGCGGGGGCGGCCGATCCGCGGCGGCGCGCCTCCCTCCTCTGTCTCCGGTGGCCAGGCGCGCGAGGGCGGCCGGATCCGCGGCGGCGCGCCTCCGTCCTCTGTCTCCGGCGGCCAGGCGCGCCTCCCTCCTCTGTCTCCGGCGGCCAGGCGCGCGGGGGCGGCCGGATCCGCGGCGGCGCGCCTCCCTCCTCTGTCTCCGGCAGCCAGGCGCGCGGGGGCGGCCGGATCCGCGGGATCCGCGGTGGCGCGCCTCCCTCCTCTGTCTCCGGCGGCCAGGCCGAGGCCGAGGCAGTCTCCTCTCCACTCCATCGTCACCACCTCTCCACTCCTCTCCCGACGCGACTCCCTCCTCCGTCTCCGGCGGTACAGGTCTCTCTTCGTCTCCCTCGCTCTTCTCTCTTCGTCTCCCTCACTGTGCCCTCTCCCCTTTCCCAGATCTAGAGCCGGCACGGACGTCGGAGCTGCGGTGGCGGCGCACGCGGATGCGCGGCTGCTCGGCGCCCTCCTCCTTTCCGGCCTCATCTTCGGCAGCGGCGCTGCAGAGGCGGCTGCAGCTGGATCTAGGGACGACgatggcggcgctagggtttcggtttgggattgggctcgccggtgggctcagtcaatgggctcgccggtgggctttgggtttttttttgttttttccaaatgattaaccgaggcggtcagtgtaacgtgcccgccgcgaaaaaagtatatttaccgcggcgggcacgttacaccgcccgccgcggtaaatcggttaaccgcggcgggtaaGGCcgtccgccgcggttaagccacgatttaccgtggcctctaggccgcggcggacggctttgcccgccgcggaaaaccgaaaACACCCGTCTCCAGtaaagtttttgtagtagtgcgtAAGACTGGTTCGAGGTTTGAGCGTCGCAGCTGTGAGAAACTTTTATTGGTGTTGACCAATGGTCTGTTTGGTTCCGACCGTGGTCTAGAACGATTCCTAGCCGGATTGCTTGTGTATTTTATATAACATTTCATGAGCTGGAATGATTCCTGAGTGGAATCCTGACTAACCGAACAATGCCTAAAGAGAAGGAAGAAACAAGTAGCGGATATGTGGTGCCAAGTCATAGAAATGGCGTTGCAGAACTAACGTTTGCTTCTGTTTTTGTTTCCTGTTCCTGGTTTATGCTGTGCTACTCGAAGCACTGGAAACCCGTAACATTTGTAACTAAATCTCGAGGGCCGCTTTTTGGCCACTAATAAAACCAGGTGAGGATCGTTAAAAAAAAGTTAGATACTCCATGCTATAAGGGCTGTTGAACCATCCCCTTTTGGTTTCGATAGCTGCCACAGAACCTCTGACCTACGATGCAGTGTCTTCGTGCGCACGTTTCCTCCCCACCCGTCATGTGTTcgcatcttgctctctctcctcCGTCCTGGTCTCCTTTCTGCTTCTGCGGCCAACGGCGGGTGAGCACGAGCTGGTGCCTGGTGGTGCACGCGGCTTGTCACTTGTGTGCAGTGCGCGCTGCCGGACATGGCAGCACGAGCGCGGGCGCGATGCGGAAGGTGTCGGTGTgagcgtggccgtggccgtggccgtggccgagcATAGGCCAGGACGCCCGAATCTTTTTGGCCATTGACGACATTCTCATGGCAATTGGCAAGGGAAGCTAATCCACTTCTGATATGTCTAATCCAATCATCGTGTGACGTGGTGTGTTGAATCTCCTGAATCAATCTGATGATTTACGTATGTACCCTTGTGCAAAATGTGCTACTAGACCTTAGAGACTGTTCAGCTCCATTTTTTTAGCTCCACTCTCAATTTCGCTAGCTAAACATAGTGATAACTCCGCAAACTCTACTCTAGAAAAAAAGATAGAGTTAAAGAGCTAACTCCAAGCTTTTTGTGTACAACCTAAAAGGGTACTCTTAAAAATGAACTTGCATGTGTGTGCTAGAAGGAAGTGCGAGCGCTAGGTTCGACTGGCGAGCGACAGGTAGCTGTGAGTAGTCCTATCATTATCGTGGGTCACCCAAAacgtaggccttgtttagttagaCCCTaaagtccaaaaagttgctatagtacctatcacatcgaatgtttgcggctcatgtatggagcattaaatgtaaacgaaaagaaaaactaattacatagtttggtgggaaattgcgagacgaacgttttaagcctaattagtcaatgtttggacactatttaccaaataaaaacgaaggtgctacagtagccccaaattccaaattttgccAACTAAATAAGGGCATAGGAAGAAGCTCTTCCTTGGGGTATTGGACTACGAACCgattttgtttttttctctctctctctccttattAACTTGATTTCACCTTAAAAAAAATCTTATCTGGCAGGTTCAtttaattttatggaaaccacctcTAGTACTCTGTTGACACTGCCCTAATGGATCTTCATTCATactaatactccctctgtccagaaaagaatgcaactacggGTTACGTGCCAGTATAGGTGATTCACGTTTGTTCAAATTTCTAGTAAATAATATTCACATTTACGGctctaaaataatttattataaaaatacatttcatagttaatctaatgatatttatttaatatcataaatattgatattttttatctataattgatcgaacTTAGGATACTAAACCATACACTGCTACAGTTGCATTCTTTCCGGGACTGAGGGAGCGGTTGAAAACATATTCAAACAGGGGCGGAGCTAGGCCTTTTTGTGGTGTCACTTGACAGCAACATATTTTTTAAATGCAAGGCTAAAATGTTGTCAACTAAGGAAAAGTAAGGTTAACGAACGAGTTAGATCGGTTCCTGTATTCAAACATTTGTATGTCATGGCTATTTTAATGTAAGGGCCCGTTTGGATCCttagaattgaattcattctaataattacaatttagctATAGATTAATTAaactaatatagttgtatatggaatatatttgtatattattgttagccatataagggacatacttatatgttgtatttatattgtagggaagtgagttgaagagtgtgctataaaTTGAAGAgtagaattatagcatagtgatTTATAGAATCTATTTTTATCtctcaccctatgaatttgacaTAGACTTATTTGTGAGCTTGAGAAAGTTATGGAATATCAAATTCCAAGACAAATAGCCTAATCCTttaagtagattttaattcctACAAAATGAAGAGATCCAAACGGCCCGTAAATGTATATAGCCCAGTGGAATAAACTCTATAAATCAAAACGAAACGAAATGGGGTATAGCCAAGTACGTAGTAAGGTAGGAATTTTGGCCCATTACCTAATGAGTTAATGTTCGAATCATTTCATCCTAGATTTTTATTAAAGCAAATGATAGAATATTAATATGCTTTGGCACGACGCTAAAGTGAACTAAGGGGCATTATATATCAACATAGCACATTCTCATCTATGATTCCACTTTAACAGAAAGGAAAACCGAAAGAGCATGTCTGATTTGCTTTGCATCCACTATTCTATTATGACATTATACAAGCCTATTAAAAAGCTAAAATGAGGGGCGGAGCTATATAGGATCTTgggtgcgagcgcacccacgtaaaaatatatataaaaaaactataATCAAAGACTATGTATGGTTCTGATTGGCACGATTTTAAATGGCTCTCACTCCGTGTTACAGTGCGTGGAAGAATTGAAGCCAGTCAAACCAAAAATAATAGTTTCGGCAACTCCTAGTTTATTTTGAGAAGAAGGGGAAATCAACTCATCGCCACAGTGCACGGAGGAGCAAGAGCCAAATCTATTTAAAGCTCTATCAAACAAGGTCTATTTTTATCCATGCATCAATAGTCAATACCCCCGTGGCACAAATATATGAACGAGTACAAGACAAGCACAAATTTCCAATATGATCCGACTTCTCCTCTTGAAAACCTTTAAAATTGTAAAATGATGACTATGAGACAAAACTGTACATTCGAGATTGTACGAAGCTTGCGTGATATAAAAAACACAAATCGAAGTTTCAGTGAGGGTTCATGTTATGGATGAGTTAGTATTTGTTGTTTCTGCACCATCATCAAGCAAGCCATCAATCAAACCAAGCTTGTTCGACAAGTATCTGAACTCGGGTATCACCCGTCCGGCCGTCCGGCCGTCCCAGACTCCCAGTGGAGAGTGGACCCCGCTTCAGAGTTCAGATCCAAGCTTCGCCCCCCGTTTGtttaggcttgtttggctgataagccatggctgaaaatactgttggctgatttgatgtgagaaaaaaatattgtttgttggctgaaaaagtacggtttataagtCAAACAAGTCCAAACAAACAAGacatttgttccacatgtatattTGCTTTTAGATATAGTTATCAGTTTATTTcagtttattctctctcacagaatattATTAAATTATCCGAAATCATCCAAAAACGTACCAGCCGAACGCGCCGACAGCGTGGATATGCTTTACTTTGTTAGACGAATAGTCATAGGGTTGCTTTATGCAGTGAGCAGGCCCTTGCTGGCAGTTGGCTTTTCATAATCGTGCGCTACTTTCTGTAGCACCTTTGAACTAACACAATAATACTAATACTATGTACGGTTTCAGTTAGCTTTtgacatcttttttttttctagtttcGTGTTTGTTTCTGCCCTTGCCGTTTTCAAAGAAAAGGAATTATTCGCTTCGAAAATGACCTTGAAATTTCAAATTTGTTTTCGCCTCTACTATAGTGATTACCACTCCCTTTGTCCCACAGAGTGTCACTCTCGCTTATCAAGAAGTCAAATAATTTCatttaagtatatatataataaattatTAATACTCCGTAAAAAACGTCACTCTCACTTACcgagaagtcaaatatttttcatttaaatatatatatataataaattatTAATACTTATGgtcgttgaatatattttcataataataaGCTTATTTGAAAATAcaaatattgttaatattttatataaatcTAGTCAGACTTAAGAGAGTTTGACCAATACAAAATTCTAGGCGACTTTATTGTTATTTCTTTTGACAATGGGGAGCTGCTAGCATTTATTTTTTGAGCAGGACCGGTAAAGAAACTAGTCCCTGAATTGGAAGACAACACCCAAAGTTATTGGTAAGGGTAAAGTACATTTCCACCCTCAAACTTGTGTTGTAGTCTTATTTTCAACTTTAGACTACGAAACCGGGTAACATACGCCCtccaattatcaaaaccaaaaaaaaaaattatcctTGTATTGGTTTTAAAAGTGACTTTGTATGTtctataaaaataaataaaaatctcATTAGTTTCTAGAATTCATAAATGAATTATTTTTAAATCAGGAAAATATGAAATTAGTACCAATTTGTTCTTCTAAAAAATGTTGTCTAATTGTTATGATCTATGCACCGGTATTTAGAATTGGTTTATTTATGTCCCTATTGCTTTATTGCTTGTAGTTGCACTCATCATTTATTTAAAACAAGTAACAACCAAATAACTTTAAATATAACACTAATGGATTGATGATATTTTTAGAAGAAAATtgaaactagtttcatatttttatgatttaaaataaattaattatgaatttataGATATCAAACTAGTTTTTTATATGattattagaaaatagaaaactccTTTTGAAATAACCAGATGACTATTTTTGGCTAGTTTCAACAGTTGAAGGATGTGGTCTAtacggtgtgtttggttgaggtgTGGCTTCTGAAAAAGTTGTTGTGAGCTATGGAAAACTGCTGCATGGTGTGGCCCGTGGAAAAGTTGTAAGCTATTTAGTTCAAATAAGTATAAAACTTACCGCATATCTCTATTTTTCTAGAAACAAATGTGAAACAACTCTCAATTTTCACCATTTTAAAAAACAAAATGCCAAAAACCAAAAGCAAAGTCAAAGGTAGCTGCTTCTTGGAAGCAGCTTTTGGTTTTCACCTCTTTGGTTGGAATTTTGGTCTTTTAAACCAAAAAAAAACAGCTCCAAAAGCCCAAACAAAAGTACACGTAGCTTGCTAGGCCTCTAGTCCCATTGCCCTATGTCTCAGAATCAAAACTAATACAAGACTACCTTGTCACACTTTGTTCGGAACCAAGCGCGGATCCCATGCTTTAGACTTTAGAATTCTAAAAACTTTATAGCACTTTACCTCACTTTTGAGGTCTAAAGCTCtaatcggcctgttcgctagTTGGTTTCTGTGCTGATTTAGGCTGactgatgctggtttattgtgagaggaaaatactgttgactggctgatttgggctggctgaaaccaacaagcgaacaggccgaatgtgATGTGagctaaagtttagagctaatTTTCGACCATCTGTTTGGAGCTTTGGTTCTAAAATTTAGAGGAGAGAATCCAAGCAGGCCCTTAGAACACTTTAGCTCACGTTTGAGCTCTAAAGCTCTAATATGAGGTGGGCTAAAATTTAGAGCTAACTTTAGACCACTTATTTATAGTTTTAGTTCTAAAGTTTAGAGCTTTAAAGTTTAGAGGAGTAAAACCAAACAGGTCCTTAGATAAATCGAGCTAGGAGGTGGTCGCTTGCTAGCACAACATGCCAACAGCAAGCACACAACTTGCTAGCACAACACCTTTTTTCTCCTCATTGGTATTTGATAATGTAAATTTCTTTAGGTTACGAGTACGTGTACTTGGGCTTATTTTAGTGTCGTGAATTTATGGTACTCTACTTGTCCGTAGTACACATGTATATTTACTAGGAGTATTTACGTATCTACTTATATCATTGTATGTATGTTGTACTGAGTTGAACGTTCCAAATGATTACATGCATCAGTGTTACTGATTACTGATTTGAACTATCGGTTTCTTCCATTATCGTGGTGTTCCATTTCTGATTTCTCGACATAACTGTTTTCGTTTTCCCCACGGCGTTTCCGATTCCGAATAAAAATACGAAATCAAGAGTtgctagagttttttttttttgacgttccccaccattttcatccctatttAAGACAGACAGTACTTCGGAAGGAGCACGAGCGTGTGCTTAACGTTGTTGGTACCCTATTCCAAAAAAAGGAGCATCATCGCTTCATGCCTTCGTCGTGGAACACTGGAAATTTGAAAGGCGAAAGCCAAGCGATGAGCCCTCCCCTCGCCGAGTCAAAAAGCGTATAAAATGTTCCGTGTCCCAACATATTCCCCCTCCCGAGTCCCAACTCCCAAACTCTCCAAGTCTCAACAGTTCGTCTCCCCACCTCCGTTTCACTCCCAAACTCTCCAACAGTTCGTTCCCATCCCCGCACACACGCGCGCGCGTTGATTCGAGGCGGCGCTTGCATTGCACGGCGTGTgccgtggaggaggaggcagcggcAGCGCAGCCGTCGTCACCACCAAAAGCTCCGCATTCTCTCGTGCACGCGTCCCTAAACCTCCCTCGCcccttccccttctccttctATATACCTCGCTGCCAtgtcccgcgccgccgccggggaggtggtgatggaggaagaagaagaagatccgccgccgccgccctgcgaCCCGCAGACGCAGGCGAGATGGTGAGTGCGCCACCGCGCGCTGCGCGTCCTGCCGCTCGGCTCCGCTCCTCGCCCGCCGCTCGCTCCTCCCCGTCCCGTCCAGTCCCGTCCTAATGTGGGTGCCCGCCCCCGCAGGTACCAGCTCGAGGCGCTGGAGCGCGCGCTGGCCGGGAACACGCTGGTGTTCCTCGAGACGGGCGCCGGGAAGACGCTCATCGCGGTGCTGCTCCTCCGCCGCTTCGCGCACCGCATCCGCTCCGCCCCGCCGCCCTCCTTCGCCGTCTTCCTCGTCCCCACCGTCGTGCTTGTGAGCCAGCAGGCGCGCGTCATCCGGGCGCACACGGACCTCCGCGTCGCCCAGTTCTACggcgagatgggcgtcgacttcTGGAACGCGGACAAATGGCGCGACATGGTCGACGGGGCCGAGGTGCTCGTCATGACGCCGCAGATCCTCCTCGACAACCTCCGCCACAGCTTCTTCAGGCTCCGGGACATCCCGCTCCTCATCTTCGACGAGTGCCACCGCGCCATCGGGAATTCCCCGTACGCCTGCATTCTTAAGGTCACCCGAAAGTTGGAACCATGCTTGGCTATTTTTGTCCCCAACCGACCCTCTTGTCTGTTGGCATGCACATTTATATTGATCTGGTTTCCAAATCGCAATTCAGTTACGAGCTTTGACCTTTAAGGCTACGTCTGCCACTTGCCCACTTGTATCAATTCAGGAGGTCCTATGTCTGTAACTCTGTATGTGTACTTCTAGGTGGAATCATGATTGCTTAGATTTTTTTTTGGGGCAAATTTCCGTTTCAGTTAAGAGCTTGGATTTTGTTGCCTTCTTTTTTCATGTATATCCAACAATCTAGTTAAATCTTTTAGTGTGCCTTTTTTCTGGTAGGAGTTTTATCATCCGCAATTGAATTCTAGGCCATCAGATCCTATTCCAACTATATTTGGGATGACAGCTTCTCTAATTGCAACAGGTAAGGAGGATGCGGCAATATTCTTTGTATTTGTATATTTATATGTGCATGTGCATTTCATTCTCTCATTAATTAACTCCATTGTGGAATTTTCTCCACAGGTTTGGCGCGTGTCAAATATTCAGAGAAAATATCTGAGCTCGAGAATCTCATGAATGCGAAGGTCAGGCTATATAAGAACACCCACACAACTGTACTTCTATTTATATCCCTAATTGGTAACATGTGACAACAACTTATGCATTTCCCTTTATAGGTGTACACTGTTGCCAGTGAATCAGCACTATTGCAATACATTCCATTTGCGACTACAAAGATAGTTGAGTATGATGATTATATCATAACGTCTGAGTTCTATAGCCATACTATCCGTTGCTTGAACAAATTGGAAAAGAAGGTACTATTATATGCTCTAGGAATGTCCTTTTGCTGGATACATATTGACTATGTTACTCTGCGTCACCCAGTATGTATTCCAGGGGCCTTTCGCAGTGCATTCTGCATTATATTATGATTTAGACAACATTTAATTTGTTATCAATACTCTAGAATTGGAATCTTATGATTTAAGATACTACAGTTCACAACAAAATTGTTCGGTCTTGTTTGTTTTAAAAACATTTTCTGTTTGATGCTGAAATTGTAAAGGGTGCTACAACTACATTAGTTTATTCTGGCTCCTAAAGTTCTAAACGGTATGCATGATTGCACCTTATATAACTGGTTCGCAGTAGAAATGATATAATGAATAATGCACGTAAAAATAACTAAGTATGACTTGTGAACTTCGACTAGTTTAGCAGGAAAGACAAAGCTACATACTAGTAAGATGGCTAAATATTACAGGCATAATGCTCTTGGTAAGTCACATGATAATGCTAGGAATATTTGTTGATATTTAGTCCAATCGAATTCGAAGTAATACTCAACTTTTAAGGGATTTTGAACAAATCTTTATTATTCATTCTTTTGTTTGTTATACATGTGCAGCTGTGCAACAATGTTCCCATGGCTTTATATTTGGAAAAAATGCAACAGCTTTACTGACATATCCATATTGCTTTTTATCTGGATTTATGCTCATGATGGGGCAATGGAGCTTTTTAGTGTTTTCTTTTATAACTTTCAATAACTTCTTTCATCATGTTCTGAGTTGATATGCACATGAATTAACAGTGGTTACATTATCTTAGCATTTAGAAACCCTGAAGGAGAAACTGCATGGTTCACTTCTGGAAAATTCAGAGAAAAAGATAAAAAAACTAAATGCAATGTTCTTATATTGCATATCTGATCTTGGAGTATGGCTGGCAGCAAAGGTATGAGGATATGTAATGTGCACGTTTTTATCATTTTGATGCACTCCTAAAAATGCCTTTAAACCTTTTATCAGGCTGCTGAGATTCTACAATCAAACAAGGAAATCTGTGTGTCCTTTTGGGGCGAAAAACTGGATGAAAAAGTTGAAGGATTCATTAGAAACTATGTCAGAGATGTGTATAGTGATCTCTCAGAAAttatattgaagatgacaaagagGGGCGTACAACGTAATGTCATCCTTCTTCATTCCTTGTTTCTTCGATGTACTTTTTCCTGATGAAAGTTTTGACTTAATATGAATTACTCTGTGCAACTATTCTGCCACTGCTATTCAATATTTTTAACTCAGCCTTTATggtttataaatcattttgctgATAAGACGTGTATCTATAACTACTACTGTGCTATTTGTGAGGTGTATGCAAATATTTATCACTTTATCAATTCATTAAATAAAATACTAAACTCAACCCCAGGAAGAAGATGGCACCTGCCCAACCTTTATTATTAGAGATGTGAGCACCTGGGTTTGAACTGGGGCGTGCGGCCTCTCGACTGAAGGCTATTGACTGAGCTATTGCTCGATTTGACAATTTACATTATTATTAGATATGCACTTGTCCTTAGTGTGTTCTTGAGTTATCTATGACACTGTCCAAAAATGTATATGATGTGTTTTATTTTTACATTCTTAAAACTAGTTTTTGAATATTGTTTGTAGCTACAAAATCAATATGGTGCAAAAGCATTTATTAAATCTATTTATATGATATTTATACCAGATGTTCAATCTTCTGAAAGCATGCACACCCTACCTGATTGGATGAAGGGAGTATCAATTTGTGAAATGTGTTAAATATGATTCATTGATCTTCCTGTCATATTTACATCCGTCTATACAGGACATATTGGTGAGGACTTCACTGAGGATCTGCAAGATGGGTTATTGACATCCAAAGTTTATTTTCTTATCAAATCTCTTCTGGGGTATAGGTGAGAATATGTTTGGATCTCAAGCATGTAATAGTTTACTCCCATTGCCTTTGAAGTAGTGATTTGCCTACAACAGGAACGCATGTATAGATTGGGGCTCGCCGTACATGCAAATCTAATTCAACTAAAGTTGTATATCCAAATAAACGTACACTAGCTTGTCCAATTGATCTTATAGTGTTATGAACCCGAATGTCCAGCTGGATGGTTACTGCCTTGCTCGTATCTTGATGTGATCATGTTCCATGCACTGCTACTCTGCATGTGGCCATGACATTAATTGCTAATGAAATGGTATGGACAGCTGAAAATTGTTCTCTCTCATTGTGTACCATGATTAATCTCTCGCTCCCTCTTGCAGGCATATGCAAGATTTGAGGTGCATTGTTTTTGTTGACAGAGTCATTACAAGCATTGTGTTGGAGGCTCTTCTGTCAACTATTAATCAAATGTCTGGATGGAGTGTTAGATACATGGCATCTGGGAGAATTGGTGGTTTGCAACATCAGAGTAGGAATAAGCATGTGGAAATCGTTGATTCATTTCGGAGTGGAAAGGTTTGCCACTAATGTTGCCCTGCTATGGTTGTCCTATTAATAATTGTACTGATGATAAAATGGCATCCTGTAGGTGCAAGTGGTTATTGCTACATCAATCTTGGAGGAGGGACTGGATGTGCCAAGTTGTAACTTGATAATCCGTTTTGATCAGGCAGCAACTGTATGCAGCTTTATACAGTCACGTGGTCGTGCTAGGATGCAAAATTCTGACTATGTTTTACTTATTAGAAGGTATGTTTTCCAGTTCTGTAGGTGTTGTTTCCTGAGCAATTTTTTTCCTTTGAggttcaagttttttttttaattttttttgtcgtCGAAAGTATACTTTGGTTgttgtgtgttttttttttaatttttttgtcgTCGAAAGTATACTTTGTGGAATTGCTCCTTTGGTTGCTCACCCTGAACATTTGGTCAACTTGTTGGGTAGTATGTTTGTTGTGGTCGTCTTTTTGATGGTGTGTGTGACATGTCTGTTTTCTGTTTCGATGGGGAGGAGTTTGTTGTGTTTGGGAGCAGGGTCCGTTCTCTCCTTTGTATTTGGAGTAGGCGTTTGCGTCTTCCTGTTCTTTTTCTCCTTATTGAAGTGACACAGCTCTCGTGCGTCGctttgagaaaaaaaaagtaaGTTTGTTGGCTGGATTCACCAATCACCATTTTAATTGCATGTGTGGGATAAAGAATGTGTTTCGTTGCAGTGATTTGTTAGTGTAGGCACAACATTTCCTGTTTTAATTGTATGTTGTGAATTGCCGAGTGCGCTTTTTGGTCCCAGTGGCTTAATCTGCATGCCAGTGTGACTGATGGTGATACGAGAAATATCATGAAGGAACCTGCGTTTTATTCATTTTAGGTTGATTTTTTGTTCCTGGTGGTACCATCTTCATTTGTTCTCAATTCGAGACGTGGTTTCTGTTTTACTATTTTTCAGTTTAAGACCCTGTAATCTGTGTCAAATTTTGTTGTCAATCTTATTTGAGTGATATTGTTGGGTTTTGCATATTGCTTTACATGATTATTGAGGTTTCTCTATGTTTCTGTATCAGGGGAGATGCCAATGCTCTTTATAAGACAGAGAAGTTTCTCGAAAGTGGACAAATCATGCGTGAAGAATCTCAGAGATTGGAATCTACTTGTTGTCAGCCTCTTCCCAACACTCTATGCAATAAGGAATTTTATCGTGTTCAATCTACTGGAGCAATTGTGACTCTGAACTCTAGTGTTGCATTGATTTACCTTTTCTGCGCAAAGCTACCATCGGATGAGTCTGTTTTCTTTCTTAGATAAGGTTTTCTTTTGGTTCATACAACAAAACATTTCTTGGTGCAAATACTAACAGTTTTTACCAACATATGCCAGGTATTTTAAACCTGTACCAAGATTCAATATTAACAAGGCATTAGGTACATGTACGCTGCATCTTCCAATGAGCAGTCCTGTACAAACAATTTATGCTGAAGGAGAAGTTTCTATGATCAAGAAGGTTGTTTGTCTCAAGGCCTGCCGGGAATTACATGCTGTTGGCGCTCTCACAGATTCTCTCTTGCCCGAATCGAGCGTTCCATGTGAAGATGAACCTGACATTGGTATTCCTATTTCTTTGTTAATAAAAAAATGAGTCCAGGCTTCATTTTGTTGCAGTTATTGTGAATATATTTTTTATTGTGATTGCCTACACTGATATTTTCGTACTTGCATTTATTTGTCTGATTTGTAGTTGTAAGTTGTAACTATCCAAAACTTCTAAACTCAACATACATATCTTAGGACTTGGGTCATATTGGAGGGTGGGATCACGCATAGGGC
It encodes:
- the LOC136456488 gene encoding uncharacterized protein, yielding MEWRGDCLGLGLAAGDRGGRRATADPADPAAPARLAAGDRGGRRAAADPAAPARLAAGDRGGRRAWPPETEDGGAPPRIRPPSRAWPPETEEGGAPPRIGRPRAPGRRRQRREARLAAGDRGRRRAAADPADPAALARLATGDRGGRRAAADPAAPARLATEDRGGRRAAADLTAPARLAAGDRGGRRAAADPAAPTRLAAGDRGRERSRGCEGEAGAV